GAAGTGCATTTCCTTCACCGCCAACGCGACATGGTCGGGCTTGGGCGTCGGACGCAGGCCGGCGCGCGCGCCGAGCAATCCGTTGACGCCTTCCGCGAGCACCACGACATCCGCGAACACCGTGCCGCCGCTGCGATCCGTGCGCACGCCGATCACCTTGCCATAGGCGTCGCTGACGAGCTCGGTGACCGTGGTCTCGCTGATGACGATCGCGCCCTGCGCCTGAACCTGCTTGTTGAACCAGCGGTCGAACTGCGAGCGAATGATCGTGTAGCGGTTCGGACGCTCCTCGTTGAAATCATCCGAGCGATAATGCATGCCCGTATGCGAGCGATCGGTCATCATCCAGAAGCGCTGCTCGATGAGATGCCGCTCGAGCGGCGCCTCCTCGCGGAAGTCCGGGATGATCTTCTCCAGCATGTCCGCGTAGAGAATGCCGCCCTGCACATTCTTCGAGCCCGCATATTCGCCGCGCTCGAGCTGCAGCACATTCAGCCCGCGCGAGGCCATCGTATAGGCGGCGGCGTTGCCGGCCATGCCGGCCCCGATGACGATCGCGTCGAATTTTTCTTCGATCATATCAATCTCCGAGGGGATCAGCCGGCGAGCCGGTCGGCGTTTTCAGGCGAGAGCCGCTGGCGGAAGGCTTCCGTCAAAGCGGGCAGCAGGCGGATGGCGTCGGTCACGATGCCGACATGCGCGAAATCGAAGATCGGCGCATTCTTGTCGGTGTTGATCGCGACGATGCAATCGGCCCCCTCTACGCCGACGCGATGCTGAATCGCGCCGGAAATTCCGGCGGCGATATAGAGCTTCGGACGGATGGTCTTGCCGGTCTGGCCGATCTGCCGATCCGAGGTGATCCAGCCCTTCTGCACCAGCGGACGCGAGCCGCCGAACTCGGCGCCGAGAACGGAGGCGAGATTGCGCACGAGCTGATAATTCTCCGCGCTCTGCAGGCCGAGGCCCCCGGCGACGACGACATCGGCGAAAGCGAGATTGCTCTTGGCCGACTCGCGGTCCGGAATGAACTTCAGCAGCTTGGTGATGATCTTGTCCTCGTCGAGATCGGGCTTGAACTCGACGACCCGGCCGGTGCGCGTCGCATCACGCGCCGGCGTCGGCAGCTGCCGCGGACGCACCGTCGCCATTTGCGGACGATAGTTCAGCGTATAGATCGTGCACAGCAGCGAGCCCCCGAAGGTCGGACGCGTCGCGGCCAACGAGCCGTCGCCATCCACCGCGAGCTCGGTGCAGTCGGCGGTGAGGCCGGTGAGCAGCGTCGTCGCCACCGAGCCGGCGAGATCGCGACCGAGCGTCGTCGCGCCGAGCAGCAGAATTTCTGGCTTATGCGTGTTGACGAGCTGCGTGACCGCCTTGGAGAACGGCTCGTTGCGATAGTCGGAAAGGATCGGATCCTCGACCAGATAAGCGAGATCCGCGCCGTGATAGAAGGCTTCCTGAATCGCATTGCGCGTGCCCTCGCCCGGCGCGCCCAGCACGACGGCGGCGAGATCGACCTTCAGCTGATCGGCGAGCTTGCGACCGGCGCCGAGCAGCTCCCAGGAGACCGGATGGACGACGCCGCGCTCGAGCTCGACGAACACCCACACATGCTTATAGCCGCGGAAATGCTCCGGGAGCTCCTTTTTCGCGCTGGCGCGGCTCTGCTGCGGCGCGGCGGGGGCGGGCTTGTCGGACATTCTCGCTTCTCCTTTAGAACCCACTGGCCAATTTCGTCATGTCTTCCTTGAGCGCCGGATGGCGCTTGAAGATCGCCTCGAGAATCGCATCCGCCGACTCGCCCGCGGTCTTTCCCGGCTCGACGAAGGCCGCGCGCTCGGTGCGCGGCGTCGGCGCGAACACTTTCTTCACGATGGTCGGCGACCCCTTCAAACCGCATTTGGTGAGATCTTCGATCTCCGCGTCCTTGGCGCTCCAGGTGATGATCTCGGCGCGCGCCGCCCGCAGCGAATCGGAAATCGAGCCGCGGCGCACCTCATTGGTGCCTTCGAGCATGGCGATGAGGCAGGGCATTTTGGTCTTCAGCACCTGCGTGCCGCCTTCGGCGCGCCGCTCGATGACCACCTCGCGCTTCTCCGCATC
The sequence above is a segment of the Methylosinus trichosporium OB3b genome. Coding sequences within it:
- a CDS encoding electron transfer flavoprotein subunit alpha/FixB family protein, giving the protein MSDKPAPAAPQQSRASAKKELPEHFRGYKHVWVFVELERGVVHPVSWELLGAGRKLADQLKVDLAAVVLGAPGEGTRNAIQEAFYHGADLAYLVEDPILSDYRNEPFSKAVTQLVNTHKPEILLLGATTLGRDLAGSVATTLLTGLTADCTELAVDGDGSLAATRPTFGGSLLCTIYTLNYRPQMATVRPRQLPTPARDATRTGRVVEFKPDLDEDKIITKLLKFIPDRESAKSNLAFADVVVAGGLGLQSAENYQLVRNLASVLGAEFGGSRPLVQKGWITSDRQIGQTGKTIRPKLYIAAGISGAIQHRVGVEGADCIVAINTDKNAPIFDFAHVGIVTDAIRLLPALTEAFRQRLSPENADRLAG